One region of Rubripirellula tenax genomic DNA includes:
- a CDS encoding response regulator, protein MTIRFTQSCPTCGRRVQIRASLIGYNVACQHCNAEFVAEADADDHSSMNESNVPRAIVPDPLMARVEEALQRAAENRAISS, encoded by the coding sequence ATGACCATCCGATTCACCCAATCTTGCCCGACCTGCGGCCGCCGCGTCCAGATTCGCGCATCGTTGATTGGGTACAACGTGGCGTGTCAGCACTGCAATGCTGAGTTTGTGGCGGAGGCTGATGCGGACGATCACAGTTCCATGAACGAATCCAATGTCCCCCGTGCCATCGTGCCGGATCCGCTGATGGCACGTGTCGAGGAAGCGCTTCAACGGGCGGCCGAGAATAGGGCGATTTCCAGCTAA
- a CDS encoding low molecular weight protein-tyrosine-phosphatase: MTTKRVLFVCMGNICRSPAGEAVMQRFATEFGVDVEVDSAGTHGYHVGDPADARMRAAAEARGYELNSRGRQVTVDDLAPNRFDLVLAMDAENHTILQEMAGGIKPHIRMFSDYLSDTDWPQDVPDPYYGEAEGFKMVLDMLEEGCPIILQTLMGEDIFAGEFDDE; this comes from the coding sequence ATGACTACCAAACGAGTTTTGTTTGTATGCATGGGAAACATTTGCCGATCGCCCGCTGGCGAGGCCGTCATGCAGCGTTTTGCGACGGAATTCGGCGTCGACGTGGAAGTCGATTCGGCAGGGACGCACGGCTACCACGTGGGTGACCCCGCGGACGCTCGCATGCGCGCCGCAGCCGAGGCACGTGGCTACGAACTGAACAGCCGCGGCCGGCAAGTAACGGTCGATGATTTGGCCCCCAACCGTTTCGACTTGGTTTTGGCGATGGATGCCGAAAACCACACGATCCTTCAAGAAATGGCGGGCGGGATCAAGCCACACATACGCATGTTCAGCGACTATCTCAGCGACACGGATTGGCCCCAAGACGTCCCCGATCCGTACTACGGCGAAGCCGAGGGCTTCAAAATGGTGCTGGACATGTTGGAGGAAGGTTGTCCGATCATCCTGCAAACGTTGATGGGCGAAGATATTTTCGCCGGCGAATTCGACGACGAGTAG
- a CDS encoding thioredoxin family protein, whose protein sequence is MIRYFFAVTLLAVSSSIGVLDSTLAGEFNSVLSIGDEAPTWADLPGVDGKRHGSTELGDQLAVVVAFTCNSCPYAVDVEERLKWVHDNYSPRQVAVVAINVNTIDEDSFDAMKEKANSKAFAFTYLFDESQQIAKRFGAKYTPEFFVLGAKDDDGKRHVVYMGSMDDRPDGKNVTQPFVANAVDALLDGKPLELTETVPIGCQIRFQRERRTRKK, encoded by the coding sequence ATGATTCGCTATTTCTTCGCCGTAACGCTTTTGGCTGTTTCGTCCTCGATCGGTGTGTTGGATAGCACATTGGCCGGCGAATTCAACAGCGTCCTTAGTATCGGTGACGAAGCGCCGACTTGGGCCGATCTGCCGGGCGTCGACGGCAAGCGTCATGGATCGACGGAATTGGGCGATCAGCTTGCCGTCGTGGTTGCGTTCACCTGCAACAGTTGCCCGTACGCCGTTGACGTGGAAGAACGCTTGAAGTGGGTGCACGATAACTACTCACCGCGACAGGTTGCCGTCGTTGCGATCAACGTCAACACGATCGACGAAGACTCCTTCGATGCCATGAAAGAAAAGGCCAATTCAAAGGCGTTCGCGTTCACGTACTTGTTTGACGAATCGCAACAGATCGCGAAAAGGTTTGGTGCGAAGTACACACCCGAATTTTTTGTGCTTGGCGCGAAGGACGATGACGGGAAACGTCACGTCGTTTACATGGGTTCGATGGACGATCGTCCCGATGGTAAGAATGTTACCCAGCCATTTGTAGCCAATGCGGTTGACGCCCTGTTGGATGGCAAGCCACTCGAGTTGACCGAAACGGTTCCGATCGGATGTCAGATTCGGTTCCAACGCGAACGACGTACGCGAAAGAAATAA
- a CDS encoding helix-turn-helix domain-containing protein — protein sequence MQQTIRSIDIHLLERLFQSLPDTAFFIKDFQGRYLVVNESLRARHGLEHSGDAIGKRPSDICPGDFGRVPAEQDTKVLQTGCPLVDHLEMHWYLPQEPVWCLTTKLPIVADDGSIAGLIGFSRDVRTPLENHEIPKKFAEILDLFEDNLIEYGTASSLAQQSGISLQRLARLTKRLFGLSPTQFISKTRIAVASRLLFETNRAVSEIALTSGFYDQSAFTRAFRTATGVTPTAYRLQAKSIADQSK from the coding sequence ATGCAACAGACCATTCGTTCGATCGACATTCACTTACTTGAGCGGCTATTCCAATCATTGCCTGATACGGCGTTCTTCATCAAAGATTTTCAAGGTCGCTACTTGGTCGTCAATGAATCGCTGCGGGCGCGGCACGGTTTGGAACATAGTGGTGACGCGATTGGGAAGCGGCCATCGGACATTTGCCCAGGGGACTTCGGACGTGTACCGGCTGAGCAAGACACCAAAGTCTTACAGACTGGTTGCCCCTTAGTCGATCATCTTGAAATGCATTGGTACTTGCCCCAGGAACCTGTTTGGTGCTTGACGACGAAGCTGCCCATCGTTGCCGACGATGGCAGCATCGCCGGCCTCATTGGGTTCTCCCGTGACGTTCGTACTCCGCTTGAAAACCATGAGATCCCCAAGAAATTCGCTGAGATTCTCGATCTCTTTGAAGACAACCTGATCGAATACGGGACTGCGTCGTCGCTTGCCCAGCAGTCCGGGATATCGCTGCAACGACTCGCCCGATTGACGAAGCGACTCTTTGGATTGTCCCCCACCCAATTCATAAGCAAAACCCGAATCGCGGTTGCGTCGCGCCTGCTGTTTGAAACGAACCGAGCCGTTTCTGAAATCGCCTTGACGAGCGGCTTCTATGATCAAAGCGCTTTCACCCGAGCGTTCCGCACCGCAACGGGTGTCACCCCAACCGCTTACCGACTGCAAGCAAAATCGATTGCCGACCAATCGAAGTAA
- a CDS encoding cis-3-hydroxy-L-proline dehydratase, with the protein MKITRIFAHRVELPLVEGNYTWNRGNFVSVFDSTVVGVETDEGLIGYGEACPLGSCYLPAYADGVRAGLRELGPHLLGFDPRELGVLNQQMDASLAGHPYVKSAIDIACWDILGKATGLPVCVLMGGRFGDGVRLYRAISQLDPELMAENVAMYRDQGYTRFQLKVGGDPDTDIERIHAARAVLRPNDRLVADANCGWSQHEAMRVVQGVRDLDVYIEQPCLTYEESLSIRRNTNLPFIMDENIDSLAMLLRANRDQAMDVVNLKISKFGGLTKTKQARDLCVSLGLAMTIEDTWGSDITTAAIAHLAHSSPESLRFTSTDFNSYNTVSNASGAPQRQSGFMSAGDEPGLGVSPRLEVLGEVVWQCAIRNRISESSTPVSNIHQAKATSVANPASLAKAK; encoded by the coding sequence ATGAAAATCACTCGAATATTTGCGCATCGCGTCGAATTGCCCTTGGTCGAAGGCAACTATACCTGGAATCGGGGTAACTTCGTTTCAGTTTTTGACAGTACCGTGGTTGGCGTCGAAACGGACGAAGGGCTGATCGGATACGGCGAAGCGTGTCCTTTGGGTTCCTGCTACCTTCCTGCCTATGCCGACGGTGTTCGTGCGGGGCTGCGAGAATTGGGTCCGCACTTGCTCGGCTTTGATCCTCGCGAATTAGGAGTGCTGAACCAGCAGATGGATGCCAGTTTGGCTGGGCACCCGTATGTGAAGTCCGCGATCGACATCGCTTGCTGGGACATTCTTGGCAAGGCGACGGGCTTGCCGGTTTGCGTCCTGATGGGCGGACGCTTTGGCGATGGAGTGCGACTGTACCGCGCGATTTCACAGTTGGATCCCGAACTGATGGCAGAGAATGTCGCCATGTATCGCGACCAGGGTTACACGCGTTTTCAACTGAAAGTTGGCGGTGATCCCGATACAGATATCGAGCGGATTCATGCCGCTCGGGCCGTGCTTCGACCCAACGACCGCTTGGTCGCGGACGCGAACTGTGGCTGGTCCCAGCACGAGGCGATGCGGGTCGTTCAAGGGGTTCGCGATTTGGATGTCTATATCGAACAACCGTGCTTAACCTATGAAGAGTCGTTGTCGATTCGACGCAACACAAACTTGCCGTTCATCATGGACGAGAACATCGACTCCTTAGCGATGTTGCTTCGCGCCAACCGCGATCAGGCAATGGATGTGGTGAATTTAAAAATCAGCAAGTTCGGCGGGCTGACAAAAACCAAACAAGCACGCGATCTGTGCGTTTCCCTCGGGCTGGCGATGACGATCGAGGACACGTGGGGGAGCGACATTACGACAGCCGCGATCGCGCACTTGGCACACAGCTCGCCAGAGTCGCTTCGCTTCACGAGCACCGATTTCAATAGCTACAACACCGTCAGCAACGCGTCGGGGGCACCCCAGCGACAATCGGGGTTCATGTCGGCAGGGGACGAACCGGGGCTCGGCGTTAGCCCTCGGCTTGAAGTGCTGGGCGAAGTCGTTTGGCAATGCGCCATCCGCAATCGGATTTCGGAAAGCAGCACGCCAGTCTCCAACATCCATCAAGCCAAAGCGACTAGCGTTGCCAATCCAGCATCTCTCGCGAAAGCAAAATAG
- a CDS encoding arylsulfatase, with protein sequence MRLPLPSVTMLGLWLLMAVGAPTSTKAESIQKPNIIYIMMDEWGYFESSGMGHPILSTPNIDNMAREGMRFTQFLAGGNVCAPTRSTLMTGQHTGHTTVRLNGGAAALRADDRTIADVLHERGYATGGFGKWGLGDAGTSGVPENHGFDTFFGYYHQVHAHVHYPRYLLRNSVKIPLAGNTGDPFVGEVFAHQRIHEAGLSFIRENAARPFFAYLPWTPPHGHWGMPKDDPAFIKYRDKKWDAKNQRGEMDAQIYAAMVEMVDRQTGEIFQLLRELDLDQKTIVFVCGDNGGQAYFEDEGHPHGFFGPNLNPKTGERFRAGKGTFYEGGLRIPFIVRWPGQIAAGSVSNHLGYFPDVMATLAELVGATLDENADGISILPTLLGEAVVKREQQQHPYLYWEDGKSMAVRVDNWKAIRPTPSAPLELYDLSNDLEEKHNVAEIFPDMVEKMKSHAAEAHSAPRSGAVLDPSARFQGHAVP encoded by the coding sequence ATGCGTTTACCTCTACCGTCGGTCACGATGCTTGGGCTGTGGCTACTGATGGCTGTCGGGGCACCGACATCAACCAAAGCCGAATCGATCCAGAAACCCAACATCATTTACATCATGATGGATGAATGGGGCTACTTCGAATCTTCGGGGATGGGCCATCCGATTTTGAGTACCCCAAACATTGACAACATGGCACGCGAAGGGATGCGGTTCACGCAATTCTTGGCCGGCGGGAACGTCTGCGCTCCGACTCGCAGTACCCTGATGACTGGTCAGCACACCGGACACACGACCGTACGTCTAAACGGCGGAGCCGCCGCTCTGCGCGCAGACGACCGCACGATTGCCGACGTGCTTCACGAGCGTGGGTACGCGACGGGTGGCTTTGGGAAATGGGGTCTCGGGGATGCGGGAACGTCAGGCGTTCCGGAGAATCACGGATTTGATACGTTCTTCGGCTACTACCATCAAGTTCACGCGCACGTCCACTACCCTCGCTACCTGCTTCGTAACAGCGTCAAAATTCCGCTTGCGGGGAACACGGGTGATCCGTTTGTCGGTGAAGTGTTCGCGCATCAACGGATTCACGAAGCCGGGCTGAGCTTCATCCGCGAGAACGCCGCACGGCCGTTCTTTGCGTACCTACCGTGGACACCACCGCACGGCCACTGGGGAATGCCCAAAGATGATCCCGCTTTTATTAAGTACCGCGATAAGAAGTGGGATGCAAAAAATCAGCGTGGCGAAATGGACGCCCAAATCTACGCGGCCATGGTCGAGATGGTCGATCGTCAAACCGGGGAAATCTTTCAACTGCTACGCGAACTCGACCTCGATCAAAAAACAATCGTCTTCGTTTGCGGTGACAACGGCGGCCAAGCCTACTTCGAAGATGAGGGTCATCCTCACGGCTTTTTTGGTCCTAACCTGAACCCGAAAACGGGCGAGCGATTCCGAGCCGGCAAGGGAACGTTTTACGAAGGTGGGCTGCGGATTCCATTCATTGTTCGTTGGCCCGGTCAGATTGCTGCTGGTTCAGTATCGAATCATCTCGGGTACTTCCCGGACGTGATGGCAACGCTCGCGGAGCTGGTGGGCGCGACGTTAGATGAAAATGCCGACGGAATTTCGATTCTGCCAACCTTGTTGGGCGAAGCCGTCGTCAAGCGCGAACAGCAACAACATCCTTACCTGTACTGGGAAGACGGAAAGAGCATGGCCGTTCGAGTGGATAATTGGAAAGCCATCCGGCCGACTCCGTCGGCTCCGCTCGAGCTATACGATTTAAGCAACGATTTGGAAGAGAAACACAATGTTGCGGAAATTTTCCCTGACATGGTCGAAAAAATGAAGTCGCACGCTGCCGAAGCACATTCCGCCCCACGATCAGGCGCTGTTCTGGACCCGAGTGCCAGATTCCAAGGCCACGCCGTCCCTTAA
- a CDS encoding DUF1559 domain-containing protein, translated as MRNPRSLRAFTLVELLVVIAIIGVLVGLLLPAVQAAREAARRMSCSNNFKQIGLGIHNYHSAFNQLPTQGTGTKGPDAGKVASDYRGNNRIELSALVGLMPFVEQQALWEQISNRFQTDINGTPAFYNAMGPWPNASLTNYTAFGSYDPWLANIPTLRCPSDPGVGLPAQGRTNYAVCTGDSCDTSFGGALNRLSGLPNGTTYDRAKVSMRGAFAVQIKTGFRDCLDGLSNTIYAGEITTDLGDQDKRTQIVAYPGNIISLGGNLGCRPSIDPLRPNFWSATPAPNTLFASAEERRGYKWASVLPIYTQMFTILPPNSELCGNSNAVSIVMAPPSSRHQGGVHVLMGDGAVKFVTDSIEAGDSSFGQVGIHALHSPASRPGIASPYGLWGALGTRASKELIEEF; from the coding sequence ATGAGAAATCCAAGAAGCTTACGAGCATTCACATTGGTTGAGCTACTGGTGGTAATCGCCATCATCGGTGTTCTAGTTGGATTGCTTTTGCCAGCCGTGCAAGCTGCGCGCGAAGCAGCTCGCCGGATGAGTTGCAGTAACAATTTCAAACAGATTGGGCTGGGCATTCACAACTATCACTCCGCCTTTAACCAACTGCCCACTCAAGGCACCGGTACGAAGGGTCCAGATGCTGGTAAAGTCGCAAGTGATTATCGCGGGAATAATCGCATCGAACTTTCCGCTTTGGTCGGCCTGATGCCATTCGTGGAACAACAGGCGTTGTGGGAACAAATTAGCAATCGTTTTCAAACCGATATCAACGGAACGCCAGCGTTTTACAACGCGATGGGACCATGGCCCAACGCGTCGCTAACAAACTATACGGCCTTCGGGAGTTATGATCCGTGGCTCGCGAACATTCCCACGTTACGTTGCCCCAGCGATCCAGGTGTGGGGCTTCCTGCTCAAGGACGCACGAACTATGCAGTCTGCACGGGCGACTCGTGTGATACGAGCTTTGGCGGCGCGTTGAATCGATTGTCCGGTTTACCCAACGGCACAACCTACGATCGAGCAAAGGTATCGATGAGGGGTGCGTTTGCGGTGCAAATCAAGACAGGCTTTCGAGACTGCCTTGACGGTCTTTCCAATACGATTTACGCCGGTGAGATCACGACGGACTTGGGCGATCAGGACAAGCGAACCCAAATTGTTGCCTACCCGGGCAATATCATTTCCTTGGGTGGGAATTTGGGCTGTCGTCCAAGTATCGATCCACTTCGCCCCAACTTCTGGTCCGCCACGCCAGCACCGAACACCTTGTTTGCAAGTGCTGAGGAGCGACGTGGTTACAAGTGGGCGTCGGTGCTTCCGATTTACACTCAAATGTTTACGATTCTGCCACCAAATTCCGAACTGTGTGGCAACTCAAACGCGGTCTCCATCGTCATGGCTCCGCCAAGCAGTCGGCACCAAGGCGGCGTTCACGTCCTGATGGGTGACGGCGCCGTGAAATTCGTGACGGATTCGATCGAAGCTGGGGATTCCAGCTTTGGCCAGGTTGGGATCCACGCATTGCATTCCCCGGCATCGAGACCTGGAATCGCAAGCCCCTACGGACTTTGGGGAGCCCTGGGCACTCGGGCTTCAAAAGAGTTGATCGAAGAGTTCTAA
- a CDS encoding pyridoxal phosphate-dependent aminotransferase encodes MHPWIADRTAAFESSGIRKVFDLAAKLKDPINLSIGQPDFDVPGEIRTAAIDAIQSGKNAYSPTQGIGPLREALRAEIAAKYPHEDRDVFVSSGTSGGLMLAMLSMINPGDEVIYLDPYFVMYPALLKMCGGVPVPVDSYPDFRLDPAKIEAAITPRTKMILVNSPANPTGVTASEEELKAVAQLAADRNIALLSDEIYSRFFFDGDFVSPASFNDQTIVIDGFSKSHAMTGWRVGYVHGPAEIINTMLKVQQYSFVCSPQPAQWGALRAMEVNLDGHINDYRRKRDLIYDGLSDKYEISKPGGAFYVFPRSPIPSGAKFVERAIEKGLLIIPGNIFSKHDTHFRISFAASDETLHRGIEVLRSLVSGG; translated from the coding sequence ATGCACCCTTGGATCGCCGATCGGACGGCCGCGTTTGAAAGCAGCGGAATCCGCAAAGTCTTTGACCTGGCCGCAAAGCTGAAGGATCCGATCAACCTTTCGATCGGACAACCCGATTTCGATGTACCGGGCGAGATCAGGACTGCCGCCATCGATGCCATCCAATCGGGGAAAAACGCCTACTCGCCAACCCAGGGCATCGGACCGCTTCGCGAAGCCTTGCGAGCCGAGATCGCCGCGAAATATCCCCATGAAGATCGCGACGTCTTCGTTAGCAGCGGGACCAGTGGCGGATTGATGTTGGCCATGTTGTCGATGATCAACCCGGGCGACGAAGTGATCTATCTGGATCCCTATTTCGTCATGTACCCGGCGCTGTTGAAAATGTGTGGCGGGGTACCGGTGCCCGTCGATTCTTATCCCGACTTTCGGCTCGATCCTGCCAAGATCGAAGCCGCGATCACTCCGCGAACGAAAATGATCTTGGTCAACAGCCCCGCCAATCCGACGGGTGTAACAGCCAGCGAAGAGGAATTGAAGGCCGTTGCCCAACTGGCGGCTGATCGCAACATCGCGCTGTTGTCGGACGAAATCTACAGTCGGTTTTTCTTCGACGGGGACTTCGTCTCGCCCGCATCATTCAATGACCAAACGATCGTGATCGACGGGTTCAGCAAGAGCCATGCGATGACGGGTTGGCGAGTCGGCTACGTTCACGGACCTGCCGAAATCATCAACACGATGTTGAAAGTTCAGCAGTATTCCTTCGTGTGTTCGCCCCAGCCGGCCCAGTGGGGAGCGCTGCGAGCGATGGAAGTGAATTTGGATGGCCACATCAATGATTACCGTCGCAAACGGGATCTGATTTATGACGGGCTTTCAGACAAATACGAAATCAGCAAACCCGGTGGTGCCTTTTACGTTTTCCCTCGATCACCGATCCCCAGCGGTGCCAAGTTCGTCGAGCGGGCGATCGAGAAGGGGCTGTTGATCATCCCAGGAAACATCTTCAGCAAACACGACACCCACTTCCGCATCAGCTTCGCGGCATCCGACGAGACGCTCCACCGCGGCATCGAAGTGCTGCGGAGTTTGGTTTCCGGGGGCTGA
- a CDS encoding DUF4416 family protein has protein sequence MSSIRLVEPVVRLCAIITRYDDAKHWAIERISLHWGDPLAQSDPVAFEAGGFYDTTMGTGLTKTLVAFGDYQDPGGLADWKLQTNQWEAEYASLGRHAEPRPLNLDSGYLSQAKLVLATVKDRDHRIYLHSGIFAEVTLNYVGKKWVHHRWSYPSYRAAEVADFASRRRLDLRSHLELTGQIRRVVHPSTEQPS, from the coding sequence GTGTCATCGATTCGCCTGGTCGAACCCGTCGTTCGTTTGTGTGCCATCATCACTCGGTACGACGATGCGAAGCATTGGGCGATCGAACGGATCTCGCTGCACTGGGGCGATCCCCTGGCACAGTCCGATCCGGTTGCGTTCGAAGCAGGTGGTTTCTACGACACCACGATGGGCACGGGGCTGACCAAAACGTTGGTTGCGTTCGGTGACTACCAAGATCCCGGCGGGTTGGCAGACTGGAAATTACAAACCAACCAATGGGAAGCCGAATACGCATCGCTGGGTCGGCACGCCGAACCGCGGCCCCTGAACTTGGATTCGGGTTACCTGAGCCAGGCCAAGTTGGTGTTGGCGACGGTCAAAGATCGCGACCACCGGATCTATTTGCACAGCGGAATTTTTGCCGAAGTGACCTTGAACTACGTCGGCAAAAAATGGGTGCATCATCGGTGGTCCTACCCGAGTTACCGGGCTGCCGAAGTCGCTGACTTTGCCAGTCGACGCAGGTTGGACTTGCGAAGTCACCTGGAATTGACTGGGCAAATTCGCCGTGTTGTCCATCCATCGACCGAACAACCGTCATAA
- a CDS encoding TolC family protein — translation MNRALVRYTTYLQLVLAVLMASGCSTTQPFFAGESPDLQYYLNAATRIEYPDVEVDSLAETTMATEPLSIGNHDYQFWDLSVEECVSIALQNAKFFVTTSGNAEFRQNVAAQFTSASADQLGSIYDVAIQQSTTQSIPLTVDGSGNRTLPRGVLRANQVGGVEDALSEFDAQASGFLNYSNTDRPRNTGALNTVNPQFFTADDLTQQFALSKRYATGGVATLRQQIIYSKNNAEVGPISRAVASDYTAVIEAQVQHPLMRNRGTLINRIPVVLASLNEDVAIADFEIQVRNLVRDVEVAYWNLYVAYRSVSTSVIGRNSAIATAKFAQLNLENGTGTIQEVAQANGQYYNFRARLEGALSGSNLPGDDRFGVYGAERVMRELMGLAPTDGRLIRPIQEPSLARVAFDWEEITTQMLYLSPELRKGRTVIKQRELEQMSAKNQLLPEVNLSLLYRWVGVGDELGFGSRADANGPLPGSSALTDLTGGDYQEGAVRLEFTPPAIGGRRERARIRGSQLRLHQSRAFLQDAERLMVSQISDAIAKTATHYQLVQTYAQVWQQAETEVESRLTEFKGGRTQINVVLQSQQRRADAQIAYYRALAEYNKSLNYVDYLKGTMLANSNITLSEGPWNKKAYWDALERARERSAGKHKVYGVSRPNVVRQGPLRDAASASQPVGSGVIHDGQLPPEMSWSGSDANMDPMGANVMPMDESVTAPQDIPLGEMGNSPSDLRTPGSTPMREPLPTPDPLPMMDSLPDSFNGAGEVRQMSFQQQATGSSKAGQNKVHVGDVQIDGAPLPVRRTPLPNR, via the coding sequence ATGAATCGCGCTCTGGTTCGATACACGACTTATTTGCAGCTGGTCCTTGCCGTCTTGATGGCATCGGGCTGCTCGACGACGCAACCGTTTTTCGCGGGTGAGTCGCCGGACTTGCAATATTACCTAAACGCTGCGACACGGATCGAGTATCCGGACGTCGAAGTCGATAGTTTGGCCGAAACAACGATGGCGACCGAGCCGTTGTCGATCGGCAATCACGACTACCAATTCTGGGACCTGTCGGTCGAAGAATGCGTTTCGATTGCGCTGCAAAATGCGAAATTCTTTGTCACCACCAGTGGCAATGCCGAATTTCGTCAAAACGTCGCAGCACAATTCACCAGCGCATCGGCTGACCAGCTGGGCAGCATCTACGACGTCGCCATCCAACAGTCGACGACTCAGTCGATTCCGTTGACCGTCGATGGATCGGGGAACCGCACGCTGCCGCGAGGCGTCTTGCGAGCCAACCAAGTCGGCGGCGTGGAAGACGCGTTATCGGAATTTGACGCTCAAGCAAGCGGCTTCCTCAACTACAGCAACACCGACCGACCGCGTAACACCGGCGCGCTGAACACCGTCAACCCGCAATTCTTTACTGCAGACGATTTGACGCAGCAGTTTGCGTTGAGCAAACGATACGCCACCGGCGGCGTCGCAACACTTCGTCAACAAATCATCTACTCGAAAAACAACGCCGAAGTCGGTCCCATCTCTCGCGCCGTCGCCAGCGACTACACCGCAGTGATCGAAGCTCAGGTTCAACACCCGTTGATGCGTAACCGCGGCACACTGATCAACCGCATCCCCGTTGTACTGGCCAGCCTGAACGAAGACGTGGCGATCGCCGACTTCGAAATTCAAGTTCGCAACCTCGTCCGTGACGTCGAAGTCGCGTATTGGAATCTGTACGTCGCCTATCGCAGCGTTTCGACTTCGGTGATCGGTCGCAACAGTGCGATCGCGACGGCGAAGTTCGCTCAACTGAATCTCGAAAACGGTACAGGCACGATTCAAGAGGTCGCGCAAGCGAACGGACAATACTACAACTTTCGCGCTCGGCTTGAAGGCGCCCTGTCGGGATCGAACCTTCCCGGCGACGACCGGTTCGGTGTGTACGGTGCCGAACGTGTGATGCGTGAATTGATGGGCTTGGCGCCAACCGATGGTCGCTTGATTCGCCCGATCCAAGAACCGAGCCTCGCTCGAGTCGCGTTCGACTGGGAAGAAATCACAACGCAAATGTTGTACTTGAGCCCTGAACTGCGTAAAGGTCGCACGGTGATCAAGCAACGCGAACTGGAACAAATGTCGGCCAAGAACCAACTGTTGCCCGAAGTCAACTTGTCACTGCTGTACCGCTGGGTCGGCGTGGGCGATGAACTTGGGTTCGGATCACGAGCCGATGCGAACGGGCCGCTTCCGGGAAGCAGTGCACTTACCGATTTGACGGGCGGTGACTACCAAGAAGGTGCCGTGCGATTGGAGTTCACACCACCGGCGATCGGTGGACGACGTGAACGTGCCCGCATCCGCGGATCACAACTGCGTCTGCACCAATCACGAGCGTTCTTGCAGGATGCCGAGCGATTGATGGTCAGCCAAATCAGTGATGCGATCGCCAAGACGGCAACGCACTATCAGTTGGTTCAAACGTACGCCCAAGTTTGGCAACAAGCCGAAACGGAAGTCGAATCCCGCTTGACGGAGTTCAAGGGCGGACGGACTCAGATCAATGTGGTGCTGCAAAGCCAACAACGTCGCGCCGATGCTCAAATCGCTTACTACCGTGCCTTGGCCGAATACAACAAATCGCTCAACTACGTCGACTACTTGAAGGGCACGATGCTGGCGAACAGCAACATCACATTGTCCGAAGGCCCCTGGAACAAGAAGGCATACTGGGACGCACTGGAACGTGCTCGTGAACGTAGCGCTGGAAAGCACAAGGTTTACGGAGTCAGTCGGCCCAACGTTGTTCGCCAAGGTCCACTTCGAGATGCCGCGTCGGCGTCACAACCCGTCGGCAGCGGCGTCATTCACGACGGACAACTGCCACCTGAAATGTCATGGAGTGGATCGGACGCGAACATGGACCCGATGGGTGCCAACGTAATGCCGATGGACGAATCGGTCACCGCACCACAAGACATTCCGTTGGGCGAGATGGGGAATTCACCTAGCGATCTGCGGACGCCGGGATCGACTCCGATGCGAGAACCACTACCAACCCCTGATCCGCTGCCGATGATGGACAGCTTACCGGACAGTTTCAATGGTGCAGGTGAAGTTCGGCAAATGAGTTTCCAACAACAAGCGACGGGCTCGTCAAAGGCTGGTCAAAATAAAGTTCACGTCGGTGACGTGCAAATCGACGGGGCACCCTTGCCAGTCCGTCGAACACCCCTGCCGAATCGGTAA
- a CDS encoding WYL domain-containing protein, which produces MNRILRQAMQDCDNYVIEMDYADAKGNRTHRVVSPIKFMGSYRFLGLCLCREQPRQFQLSRCKNIRLVPATDVMMPVPMGAGSCENN; this is translated from the coding sequence ATGAACCGTATTCTTCGACAAGCCATGCAAGACTGTGACAATTACGTCATCGAAATGGATTACGCCGATGCTAAGGGAAACCGAACGCACCGCGTCGTCAGCCCGATCAAGTTCATGGGCAGCTACCGATTTCTGGGGCTATGCTTGTGTCGCGAACAACCGCGCCAATTTCAACTCTCGCGATGCAAGAACATTCGTCTGGTTCCCGCGACCGACGTCATGATGCCGGTCCCGATGGGAGCCGGATCGTGCGAGAACAACTAG